The following coding sequences are from one uncultured Desulfobacter sp. window:
- a CDS encoding DDE-type integrase/transposase/recombinase, with amino-acid sequence MPIPDPADLAVWRYGIISSLLHRNEEVETMEEALIRIAGVQYRRPDGQFVSFSPETLRKWFYRYRNGGLPALNDAQRKNTGTHHAVPRAISDRLFQLRQEHPRWTFARLIEQLVQDKVWDMQSPARSTLYRFARTCNLQRDPHLTVHDPARPFQYQFFGQMWTADFLHGPKIRVNSQKRKTYLHAIIDDATRYVVHAGFFTSEGTEVMMMALMATVRTHGKPRRFYTDNGACYASKHLKFVCANLGIHLIHTPPGQPRGRGKVERFFRTVRDQFLEGKNAPAHTLDGLNKAFSQWLSTYHRRIHSSLGMTPLQKRLGHQSACIPLPETIDIEPLFRMKRRCKVYLNNTVRLKKRSYEVADALPGQRLDIWFMPWNLDRIWYGPEMKPAKPIDPIQNAYRGR; translated from the coding sequence ATGCCAATACCTGACCCAGCCGATCTCGCTGTCTGGCGATACGGCATTATCAGCAGTCTTCTTCATCGAAATGAAGAGGTAGAGACCATGGAGGAGGCACTGATCAGAATTGCCGGAGTTCAGTATCGCCGGCCTGACGGTCAATTTGTGTCCTTTTCTCCGGAAACCTTAAGAAAATGGTTTTATCGTTATCGGAACGGCGGCCTGCCGGCGTTAAACGATGCCCAAAGAAAAAACACCGGCACCCACCATGCCGTACCCAGGGCGATCTCGGACCGATTGTTTCAACTGCGGCAGGAACATCCCAGATGGACTTTTGCCCGTTTGATCGAACAGCTGGTTCAGGATAAAGTCTGGGATATGCAGTCTCCGGCCCGTTCCACGCTTTATCGCTTTGCCCGGACATGCAACCTTCAACGAGATCCCCATTTGACGGTGCATGATCCGGCTCGGCCCTTTCAATATCAGTTCTTTGGTCAAATGTGGACTGCAGACTTTCTTCACGGCCCAAAGATCAGAGTGAACAGCCAAAAACGCAAAACCTATCTGCATGCCATTATTGACGATGCCACAAGATATGTGGTTCATGCCGGTTTTTTTACCAGTGAGGGCACCGAGGTAATGATGATGGCACTGATGGCCACCGTTCGAACCCATGGCAAGCCGCGTCGGTTCTATACGGACAACGGGGCCTGTTACGCAAGCAAGCATCTTAAATTTGTTTGTGCCAACCTGGGTATCCATCTGATCCATACGCCGCCGGGCCAACCCAGGGGAAGGGGTAAAGTGGAACGATTCTTCCGGACCGTCCGGGATCAGTTCCTTGAGGGCAAAAATGCCCCGGCCCATACTCTGGACGGGTTGAACAAGGCCTTTTCACAATGGCTGTCGACTTATCATCGGCGTATTCACAGCAGCCTGGGCATGACCCCTTTGCAGAAACGGCTTGGGCATCAAAGTGCCTGCATCCCTCTACCGGAAACGATTGATATCGAGCCTTTATTTAGAATGAAGCGCCGGTGCAAAGTTTACCTGAATAATACCGTCAGGCTTAAAAAGCGGTCCTATGAGGTGGCAGACGCCTTACCCGGCCAGCGCCTCGACATCTGGTTTATGCCATGGAACCTTGACCGAATCTGGTACGGACCGGAAATGAAACCGGCCAAACCAATTGATCCCATCCAAAACGCATATAGAGGGAGGTAA
- a CDS encoding transposase → MKESIIRNQSSAKEKQQVRCCHCSSSLTIRNGTYPRNHPQDDTEIRVQRYLCKSPLCPWKSFSVLPESIMPVVRHTLEAICCCAAMVSAGMNQAQTARFFGCTRGVAKRLRIFSQKFMPWFSREKTVAEWGPDPPSFWPDFTRDVSQSFFPGRWVKLPSTQNIHC, encoded by the coding sequence ATGAAAGAAAGCATAATAAGAAATCAGTCATCTGCCAAGGAAAAACAACAGGTTCGTTGCTGCCATTGTTCGAGTTCTTTGACCATCCGCAACGGAACCTATCCGCGAAATCATCCCCAAGACGACACAGAAATAAGGGTTCAGCGCTATTTGTGCAAATCGCCCCTGTGTCCATGGAAAAGTTTTTCTGTTCTTCCTGAATCCATCATGCCGGTCGTCCGTCACACCCTTGAGGCGATATGCTGCTGCGCAGCCATGGTCAGTGCCGGAATGAACCAGGCACAGACGGCAAGATTCTTTGGGTGCACCCGGGGTGTTGCTAAACGGCTCAGGATCTTTTCTCAAAAATTCATGCCCTGGTTTTCCCGGGAAAAGACTGTTGCCGAATGGGGGCCGGATCCGCCCTCCTTCTGGCCGGACTTTACCAGGGATGTTTCCCAGAGTTTTTTCCCTGGAAGATGGGTTAAATTACCATCAACACAAAACATACATTGTTAA
- a CDS encoding RHS repeat-associated core domain-containing protein → MRSLRYEKQHPRRGRCIAIYPGQYFDAETGLHYNWHRYYDPETGRYLTPDPIGLAGGINPFVYANSNPLIFIDPDGQFFILGAGIGAGVGGLIGAGTAFFTGGDILAGAAGGAVAGAVVGSGAGLVAAAGSAFGASGAVLTGAAFGAAGGVSGNVTSQVLGHRRNGQSWSQAYSNIDKTQLAISTIVGSAFGAAGGGLTSGTHAFQASSQAVQRTMTNNINTISKALYDMGASASTVHAVQNSITQGVWGSSINTANILGIISAMQAAGLPITESAILSYINDQVRGCP, encoded by the coding sequence ATCAGATCGCTCCGTTACGAAAAACAGCACCCTAGGAGGGGGAGGTGCATCGCAATATATCCGGGACAATATTTTGACGCAGAAACAGGTCTGCACTATAACTGGCACCGGTATTATGATCCGGAAACAGGGAGATACCTGACTCCTGATCCGATTGGGTTGGCTGGGGGAATCAATCCTTTTGTTTATGCCAACAGCAACCCTCTTATATTTATTGATCCTGATGGTCAGTTTTTTATCTTAGGCGCTGGTATTGGTGCGGGTGTCGGGGGGCTCATCGGTGCTGGAACCGCTTTTTTTACAGGGGGAGATATTTTGGCCGGAGCTGCTGGTGGAGCTGTTGCAGGAGCTGTTGTCGGCTCTGGAGCAGGGTTAGTCGCTGCGGCAGGCAGTGCATTTGGCGCCTCTGGAGCTGTATTAACTGGAGCTGCTTTTGGAGCTGCCGGTGGAGTGTCAGGTAATGTTACCTCTCAAGTCCTTGGCCATAGAAGGAACGGACAATCTTGGAGTCAGGCTTATTCTAATATTGATAAAACTCAACTTGCTATATCGACTATCGTTGGATCCGCTTTTGGTGCGGCCGGTGGTGGTTTGACTTCTGGCACTCACGCTTTTCAGGCTAGCAGCCAAGCTGTCCAACGCACAATGACTAATAACATCAATACTATTAGCAAAGCCCTATATGATATGGGGGCTAGTGCATCTACAGTACACGCCGTACAAAATTCAATCACTCAAGGAGTGTGGGGATCCAGTATCAATACCGCGAATATTTTGGGCATAATCTCTGCCATGCAAGCTGCAGGGCTGCCGATAACAGAGTCAGCGATCCTTAGCTATATCAATGATCAAGTAAGAGGGTGTCCATAA
- a CDS encoding tyrosine-type recombinase/integrase, giving the protein MLVQDLIKQYLRHLKALGRSPYTIKNARYELRAFITFMAKETSPTLDNLTREILYEYQQELAFSISCRGKLLSLRTQGLRLGVIKSFTRYLKAHDYMILDPGDAIKLPKKPNRLPKVILNTTELKKIMQAADIRTTRGYRNRVILEILYDTAIRRSELAGIKINNLDLHSGFIHVRGKGDKDRVVPVSDRVSRLIENYIVMVRPRYIRGPDTGHLILNRWGEQMDPNSIWAVVKRCADLAGIRKNVSTHTFRHTCATHMLKNGAPVRHLQEMLGHESLESTQIYTRVTINDLKEIHAKYHPGEQRP; this is encoded by the coding sequence ATGCTGGTACAGGACCTTATCAAACAATATCTTCGTCATTTGAAAGCCCTTGGCAGATCCCCCTATACCATTAAAAACGCCCGGTATGAGCTAAGGGCATTCATCACCTTTATGGCCAAAGAAACCTCGCCGACCCTGGACAATCTGACACGTGAGATCCTGTACGAGTATCAGCAGGAGCTGGCCTTCAGTATATCTTGCCGGGGTAAGCTGTTGAGCCTTCGAACCCAGGGCCTGCGCCTTGGGGTGATCAAATCCTTTACCCGATATTTAAAGGCGCATGACTATATGATCCTGGATCCGGGGGACGCCATCAAGCTGCCAAAGAAGCCCAACCGCTTGCCAAAGGTGATCCTGAACACCACGGAACTAAAAAAAATCATGCAGGCGGCAGATATCCGGACAACCCGGGGCTACAGGAACCGGGTGATCCTGGAGATCCTCTATGATACGGCCATCAGGCGGTCGGAGCTTGCAGGCATTAAGATCAATAACCTTGATTTGCACTCAGGCTTTATCCATGTTCGCGGCAAAGGTGATAAAGACCGCGTGGTACCGGTGAGCGACCGGGTCAGCCGACTGATTGAAAACTATATCGTGATGGTACGGCCACGATACATCCGGGGTCCGGACACCGGCCACCTGATCCTGAACCGGTGGGGAGAACAAATGGACCCCAACTCCATATGGGCAGTGGTCAAACGATGCGCCGATCTGGCCGGGATCAGAAAGAACGTCTCCACCCATACGTTCCGCCACACCTGTGCCACCCACATGCTCAAGAACGGGGCACCGGTCCGCCACCTCCAGGAGATGCTGGGCCATGAATCATTGGAATCCACCCAGATCTACACCCGGGTGACCATTAACGACCTCAAGGAGATCCATGCCAAATATCATCCCGGAGAGCAGCGGCCCTAA
- a CDS encoding tyrosine-type recombinase/integrase, which yields MDVQTTITEFKYLLKSQGYAASTIDGYRTRLDEFAAYLTDRKIRDLKMANRQVILNYREHIMAQDNAMETKAIKIRAVKRLFEHLEQTHKLLVNPTEGIVETCRKNRQPGPVLTQAQAGRLLRQPDLSSKASIRDKAIMEVLYSTGIRLNELICLEVYHTDLRDKVLYIRKGKGGRQRVVPLGTEACRYLKEYLDKVRPWYARKNRKERRLFLLNTGEPMNPPSIRAMLVRYRKQARIKTSASPHTLRRSCATHLLQNGADIRYIQKLLGHKSLKTTQWYTKVMPMEVKETHTVTHPGIKTGS from the coding sequence ATGGATGTTCAAACCACTATCACGGAGTTTAAGTATCTGCTCAAATCACAGGGGTATGCGGCCTCCACCATTGATGGGTACAGGACGCGGCTGGACGAGTTTGCCGCATATCTCACCGATCGGAAGATCCGTGATTTAAAGATGGCCAACCGCCAGGTGATCCTGAATTACCGGGAACATATCATGGCCCAGGACAATGCCATGGAGACCAAGGCCATTAAGATCAGGGCGGTTAAGCGGTTGTTTGAACACCTGGAACAGACCCATAAGCTTCTGGTCAATCCCACCGAAGGCATTGTAGAGACCTGCCGGAAAAATAGGCAACCCGGCCCCGTCCTCACCCAGGCCCAGGCCGGCCGGTTGCTGCGGCAGCCGGACCTGTCTTCTAAGGCATCCATCCGGGACAAGGCCATCATGGAAGTGCTGTACTCCACCGGGATCCGGTTGAATGAACTGATCTGCCTTGAGGTGTACCATACGGATCTGAGAGACAAGGTGCTGTACATCCGGAAAGGCAAAGGCGGCAGGCAGCGGGTGGTGCCCCTGGGAACCGAAGCCTGCCGTTACCTGAAGGAATACCTGGATAAGGTCAGGCCCTGGTATGCCCGTAAAAACCGGAAAGAAAGAAGACTGTTTTTGCTGAACACCGGGGAACCCATGAACCCGCCAAGTATCCGGGCCATGCTGGTCAGATACCGGAAACAGGCCCGTATCAAGACCAGTGCCTCTCCCCACACCTTGCGCAGATCCTGTGCCACCCATCTGCTGCAGAACGGCGCCGACATCCGGTATATCCAGAAGCTGCTGGGCCATAAGAGCCTGAAGACCACCCAATGGTACACCAAGGTCATGCCCATGGAGGTGAAAGAGACCCATACCGTGACACATCCCGGCATTAAAACCGGCAGTTAA
- a CDS encoding CHC2 zinc finger domain-containing protein, translating into MIEQSRINTIKTCVDLKAYIEQATGAAFKKNGKGYVCRCPFPDHEDKTPSFVVTPRENLWNCFGCGRGGDIFEFDHLYFNLDFKTSVQKHEAAAPASQKAVKNKKETGTDGLTVKDQKLLARVVSYYQHTLGEDPKGMAYLKTRGITDNQSLTDFGAGFANGTLLNILPEDADIIKSLKKIGILNTRGKEVFFNCVVFPLYDDKGAVVNLYGRNIDDDCQIKHLYLPGKRTGLVNRQAAKRSQTLVLTESIIDALTLYDQGFKNVMPIYGTNGLIDDHLFFFNRKIKEAYLVFDADDAGRNASRSVSEQLKEKNIICHVIELPVKDVNLYFNRHTPEEFETLLKQANPRSLEQSDKINNRKQTLYNETDQGFMVGYGDRQYQVKGIQRGDTQLKATIKASTDVEGNALFELTTIDLYSSRSRTWFAKLCADLFRASPELVREDIGRLLTLVENFTPKQAKAQGPKTTKEETRLAMAFLKSPNLMEEILADLAVMGVIGEEINKTVCYLAATSRKLAKPISILIQSRSSAGKSTLQNAVLSLMPEEEYENYTRVTDQSLFYKEEDSLVHKILAIEEDVGMGGAAYSIRNIQSSGRITVATTGKDPGTGKMKTEDYTVKGPVTVMLTTTAADLDQETASRFIFLSIDESPAMTAAIHEKQRESRTLKGLVQKTKTRSIIKKHQNAQRLLKPIAVVNEFTPYLSYPSQSLVTRRDHEKYLGLIDAIAFLHQCQREIKTMEIDNATVAYIEVTLDDIDRANRIANEVLGQSLDELARPSRTLLDAVSKMVNELAEDRNTPMEEIYFTRRMIREYMDWSDWQIKTHIKQLEDLEYLYIRMGSRGKEYAYALNYKGQGEDNSRFFLNLTPVEEIQRLMAGAKEAAKGG; encoded by the coding sequence ATGATAGAACAATCCAGGATCAACACCATCAAAACCTGCGTGGACCTCAAGGCCTACATTGAGCAGGCCACAGGTGCGGCATTTAAAAAAAACGGGAAGGGATACGTCTGCCGCTGCCCGTTCCCGGACCATGAAGACAAGACCCCATCCTTTGTGGTCACACCCCGGGAGAACCTTTGGAACTGCTTTGGCTGCGGCAGGGGCGGCGATATCTTTGAGTTCGACCACCTGTATTTTAACCTGGACTTCAAGACCTCGGTGCAAAAGCATGAGGCGGCTGCGCCCGCCTCACAGAAAGCGGTTAAAAATAAAAAAGAGACCGGTACTGATGGCCTTACCGTCAAGGACCAGAAACTGCTGGCCCGGGTGGTCTCCTACTACCAGCACACCCTTGGCGAAGATCCCAAGGGGATGGCTTATCTAAAAACCAGGGGCATTACAGACAATCAATCCTTAACGGACTTTGGTGCAGGCTTTGCCAACGGCACCCTGCTCAACATCCTCCCCGAAGACGCCGACATCATCAAATCCCTAAAAAAGATCGGGATACTGAACACCCGGGGCAAAGAGGTGTTCTTTAACTGCGTGGTGTTCCCGCTGTACGATGACAAGGGGGCCGTGGTTAATCTCTATGGCCGGAACATTGACGACGACTGCCAAATCAAGCATTTGTACCTGCCCGGCAAACGCACCGGCCTGGTGAACCGCCAGGCTGCCAAACGGTCCCAGACGCTGGTTTTAACAGAATCCATCATTGATGCCCTGACCCTGTACGACCAGGGATTTAAAAACGTGATGCCCATCTACGGCACCAACGGCCTGATTGATGATCATCTTTTTTTCTTTAACCGCAAGATCAAAGAAGCGTATCTGGTGTTTGACGCGGACGATGCCGGCAGGAACGCCTCCCGGTCCGTATCAGAGCAGTTAAAAGAAAAAAATATCATCTGTCATGTCATCGAGCTGCCGGTCAAGGATGTGAACCTCTACTTTAACCGCCATACGCCCGAAGAGTTTGAAACCCTTCTCAAGCAGGCCAATCCCCGGTCCCTGGAGCAATCGGACAAGATCAACAACAGAAAGCAGACCTTGTACAATGAGACGGACCAGGGATTTATGGTTGGGTACGGCGACCGGCAGTACCAGGTCAAGGGGATCCAGCGGGGAGACACCCAGCTCAAGGCCACCATCAAGGCATCCACGGATGTGGAGGGCAATGCCCTGTTTGAATTGACCACCATTGACCTGTACTCGTCCCGGTCCCGGACCTGGTTCGCCAAGCTGTGCGCGGATCTGTTCAGGGCGTCGCCCGAACTGGTCCGTGAAGACATCGGCAGACTGTTGACCCTGGTGGAGAACTTCACCCCAAAGCAGGCCAAGGCCCAGGGACCCAAGACCACCAAGGAGGAAACCCGGCTTGCCATGGCATTCTTAAAAAGCCCCAACCTGATGGAAGAGATCCTGGCGGACCTGGCCGTCATGGGCGTGATCGGTGAAGAGATCAACAAGACCGTGTGTTATCTGGCGGCCACCTCCAGGAAACTTGCCAAACCTATATCCATCCTGATCCAGTCCCGAAGCTCCGCCGGTAAATCCACCCTTCAGAACGCCGTGCTCTCTTTGATGCCGGAGGAAGAATACGAAAATTACACCCGGGTGACAGACCAGTCATTGTTCTACAAGGAGGAAGACTCCCTGGTCCATAAGATCCTGGCCATTGAAGAGGATGTGGGCATGGGCGGTGCCGCTTACTCCATTAGGAACATCCAGTCATCGGGCAGGATCACCGTGGCCACCACGGGCAAGGACCCCGGCACCGGTAAGATGAAAACCGAGGACTACACGGTCAAAGGGCCTGTGACCGTGATGCTCACCACCACGGCAGCCGACCTGGACCAGGAGACCGCCTCCAGGTTCATCTTTTTATCCATAGACGAATCCCCGGCCATGACCGCAGCCATCCACGAAAAGCAACGGGAATCCAGAACGCTTAAGGGTCTTGTGCAGAAGACCAAAACCAGGAGCATCATCAAAAAGCACCAGAACGCCCAGCGCCTGTTAAAGCCTATTGCCGTGGTCAACGAGTTTACCCCGTATCTGAGCTACCCCAGCCAGTCCCTGGTCACCCGGAGAGACCATGAAAAATACCTTGGACTCATCGACGCCATTGCCTTTTTGCACCAGTGCCAGCGGGAGATCAAAACCATGGAGATCGACAATGCAACCGTGGCGTACATCGAGGTTACCCTTGACGATATTGACCGTGCCAACCGCATTGCCAATGAGGTCTTGGGCCAGAGCCTGGACGAACTGGCAAGGCCTTCCAGAACTTTGCTGGATGCCGTCTCCAAGATGGTGAACGAGCTGGCCGAAGACCGGAACACCCCAATGGAAGAGATCTATTTTACCCGCCGCATGATCCGGGAATACATGGACTGGAGCGACTGGCAGATCAAGACCCATATCAAGCAGCTGGAAGACCTGGAGTATCTTTATATCCGCATGGGCTCCAGGGGCAAGGAATACGCCTATGCCCTGAACTACAAGGGCCAGGGCGAGGACAACAGCCGGTTCTTCTTGAACCTCACCCCGGTGGAGGAGATCCAAAGACTTATGGCCGGCGCAAAGGAGGCAGCAAAAGGAGGGTGA
- a CDS encoding helix-turn-helix transcriptional regulator, which yields MIFKNPWYKGSMEKIKKIENFGKRLAMLRKQRGLTQQQLADEIDVSRRVIAYYEVESDNPPGNIIMLLSKALNITSDELLGLTPTDTGGKPNLKLTRRMKEIENLPPAQQKVLLKTIDTFLKGAQA from the coding sequence ATGATTTTCAAAAACCCGTGGTATAAGGGTTCCATGGAGAAGATCAAGAAGATAGAAAATTTCGGCAAGCGCCTGGCCATGCTCAGAAAGCAGCGGGGTCTGACCCAGCAGCAATTGGCCGATGAGATAGACGTATCCCGGCGTGTGATTGCGTACTACGAGGTAGAGTCTGATAACCCGCCCGGCAACATCATCATGCTTTTATCCAAAGCATTGAACATCACCTCGGACGAACTTTTGGGGCTTACCCCCACCGATACCGGAGGCAAGCCAAACCTGAAGCTGACACGGAGAATGAAGGAAATAGAGAACCTTCCGCCGGCACAGCAGAAGGTTCTCTTAAAAACTATCGATACTTTTCTTAAGGGGGCTCAGGCTTAG